A genomic region of Arvicola amphibius chromosome 7, mArvAmp1.2, whole genome shotgun sequence contains the following coding sequences:
- the LOC119819538 gene encoding disintegrin and metalloproteinase domain-containing protein 21-like, whose translation MLSLSWGMRLVERPVIPRAPLLLVALWVLLLVPSQCFQGPPTWRYISSEVVIPRKEIYHGRGFQAPGRLSYSLRFRGQRHIIHLRRKTLIWPRHLLLTTQDDQGALQMDYPYFPVDCYYIGYLEGIPQSMVTLDSCYGGLDGVMMLDDLAYEIKPLNDSHMFEHLISQVVADSDAVESMDEWKHMEHSTGPSLSRANSNVAPRMSSRDYASHPAAIKGHMLASYAVHYVTQNVTRTAHYLFSLASLMDSYMKNIHLRYYVFLFTVFNIRDPGNGVPRDAIRCGEFHKYYQDNFYSNFRPDDANFINQHGPSDVNGAPILRSVCTQDCIGCIGKNDRYYVFVSVVLSNRVGRKLGLHFDNETYCYCQRRATCIMFMKPQLTDAFSNCSLGELNQILSTPGELTCLFYDYHTYYNRSISYDFCGNYKIDAGEQCDCGSFKECYANSCCMPNCRFTPGSICDKESCCVNCTYSPSGTLCRSIQNICDLPEYCNGSKLTCPTDFYLQDGTPCSEEGYCYKGNCTDRNVHCKEVFGVSARAGNKRCYDINKESYRFGHCHRRQESLVFRACADKDKMCGRLQCTNVTRLPNLQEHVSFHQSIISGFSCFGLDEHRATESTDVGHVRYGTPCSQTNFCDRGSCNGSLTELDYDCTPEKCNFRGVCNNRRNCHCHVGWDPPNCVGDGPGGSLDSGPLPLKMRTIRQRQQSVVYLRIIFGRIYVFIGSLLFGVAYRVAIIKLNKPEDLQAALIRGHGHGHTPGPRMQK comes from the coding sequence ATGTTATCTCTGAGCTGGGGCATGAGGCTGGTAGAAAGACCAGTGATCCCCAGGGCCCCACTCTTGCTGGTTGCACTCTGGGTGCTGCTCCTGGTTCCCAGCCAGTGTTTTCAAGGCCCTCCCACCTGGCGTTACATCTCATCAGAGGTGGTCATTCCTCGGAAGGAGATCTACCATGGTAGGGGATTTCAAGCACCAGGACGGCTCTCCTACAGCTTGCGCTTTAGGGGCCAGAGACATATCATCCACCTGCGAAGAAAGACACTTATTTGGCCCAGACACTTGCTGCTGACAACTCAAGATGACCAAGGAGCTTTACAGATGGATTACCCTTATTTTCCTGTAGATTGTTACTATATTGGCTACCTGGAGGGGATCCCTCAATCGATGGTCACTTTGGATAGTTGCTATGGGGGCCTGGATGGGGTCATGATGTTGGATGACCTTGCCTATGAAATCAAACCCCTCAATGATTCACACATGTTTGAGCACCTTATATCACAGGTAGTGGCTGATTCTGATGCAGTGGAGTCTATGGACGAATGGAAGCACATGGAGCATAGCACAGGACCCTCATTATCTAGAGCAAATTCCAATGTGGCTCCCAGAATGTCTAGTAGAGACTATGCTTCACATCCAGCTGCTATAAAAGGTCATATGTTAGCAAGCTACGCTGTACATTATGTAACCCAGAATGTTACAAGGACTGCCCATTATTTGTTTTCACTAGCCAGTTTAATGGACAGCTATATGAAGAACATTCACTTGCGGTACTATGTTTTTCTCTTCACTGTGTTTAATATAAGGGATCCAGGTAATGGTGTTCCAAGGGATGCAATAAGATGTGGTGAATTTCACAAATACTATCAGGATAATTTTTATAGTAATTTTAGGCCTGATGATGCAAACTTCATTAATCAACATGGGCCATCTGATGTAAATGGAGCTCCAATATTGCGTTCTGTATGTACTCAAGATTGTATAGGCTGTATTGGTAAAAATGACCGATACTATGTATTTGTGTCTGTTGTGTTAAGCAATCGTGTTGGGAGGAAACTAGGTCTCCACTTTGATAATGAGACTTACTGTTATTGCCAGAGAAGGGCCACCTGCATTATGTTCATGAAACCTCAGCTAACTGATGCTTTCAGCAATTGTTCCCTTGGAGAGCTAAACCAAATTCTCAGTACCCCCGGTGAGTTGACTTGTCTTTTCTATGACTATCATACTTATTATAATAGATCAATATCCTATGATTTTTGTGGAAACTACAAAATAGATGCAGGTGAGCAATGTGACTGTGGCTCATTCAAAGAATGTTATGCAAATTCCTGCTGTATGCCAAATTGCAGATTCACACCGGGTAGCATTTGCGATAAAGAATCATGCTGTGTAAACTGCACCTACAGTCCTTCTGGGACACTTTGCAGAAGTATCCAGAACATATGTGATCTTCCAGAGTACTGTAATGGGAGTAAACTCACCTGCCCAACAGACTTTTATCTGCAAGATGGAACACCATGCTCAGAAGAGGGGTATTGTTATAAAGGAAACTGCACCGATCGCAATGTACATTGCAAGGAAGTCTTCGGTGTAAGTGCCCGCGCAGGTAATAAAAGGTGCTATGACATCAATAAGGAAAGCTATAGATTTGGACATTGTCACAGAAGACAAGAAAGCCTCGTATTCAGAGCTTGTGCCGATAAGGATAAGATGTGCGGAAGGTTGCAGTGTACGAATGTCACCCGCCTTCCAAACTTGCAGGAACATGTTTCATTCCACCAGTCAATTATTTCTGGGTTTTCCTGTTTTGGGCTCGATGAGCATCGAGCAACAGAATCAACAGATGTTGGACATGTGAGATATGGTACTCCCTGTTCCCAAACTAATTTCTGTGATCGAGGGTCTTGTAATGGATCTTTAACTGAACTGGATTACGACTGCACCCCAGAAAAGTGCAATTTCAGAGGAGTATGCAATAACCGTCGGAACTGCCATTGTCATGTGGGTTGGGACCCTCCAAACTGCGTAGGAgatggacctggagggagtttaGACAGTGGACCCCTTCCGCTTAAAATGCGCACAATAAGACAGAGACAACAATCAGTGGTATATTTAAGAATAATCTTTGGTCGTATTTATGTCTTCATAGGCTCACTCCTCTTTGGGGTGGCCTATCGTGTAGCAATTATTAAGCTTAACAAGCCTGAAGACTTGCAAGCTGCTTTAATTCGTGGGCATGGACATGGGCATACTCCTGGACCCAGAATGCAAAAGTAA